One genomic window of Leucoraja erinacea ecotype New England unplaced genomic scaffold, Leri_hhj_1 Leri_1641S, whole genome shotgun sequence includes the following:
- the LOC129716067 gene encoding C-X-C chemokine receptor type 2-like, whose protein sequence is MSSTLSTNGTEETPFIIDLDTISCVRREFVTMKTITAVVYSLVCLLAVTGNVLVLVVILHNRRSISSTDVYLLHLATADLLFALTLPFWAVDAVSPWVFGDAMCKVISMLQEVNFYSGILLLACISVEHYLAIVRSVQSHGHKRSWMVKLVCAIVWLVALLLSSPVLDNEVFYGNKVNRSVCNEEHDGDFDKPWKLGIKVCRLVIGFLVPLATMVFCYSVTVWKLCQTKGFQKQKAMKVIIAVVLAFLACWLPYHLTMVVDMLVRVEHIDVSCIQRDHLDRAVLATQCLAFLHSCINPILYAFIGVKFRSNLVKLLAHKEKRRIPIQ, encoded by the coding sequence ATGTCTTCCACGTTGTCCACAAATGGAACTGAAGAAACACCCTTCATTATCGATCTGGACACAATTTCATGTGTAAGAAGAGAGTTTGTGACCATGAAGACCATCACGGCGGTGGTCTACAGCCTGGTGTGTCTCTTGGCCGTGACGGGGAATGTACTGGTGTTGGTGGTCATCCTTCACAACCGCCGCTCCATCTCCTCCACGGACGTCTACCTGCTCCATCTGGCCACGGCCGACCTGCTCTTTGCCCTCACCCTGCCCTTCTGGGCAGTGGACGCCGTGTCTCCCTGGGTGTTTGGTGACGCCATGTGTAAGGTGATCAGTATGTTGCAGGAGGTGAACTTTTACAGTGGCATCCTGCTGCTGGCCTGCATCAGCGTGGAGCACTACCTGGCCATTGTCCGCTCTGTCCAGTCGCACGGCCACAAGAGGTCGTGGATGGTCAAACTGGTGTGTGCCATCGTCTGGCTCGTGGCCCTGCTCCTGTCCTCGCCCGTCCTCGACAATGAAGTATTCTACGGCAATAAAGTTAACCGGTCCGTCTGTAACGAGGAACACGACGGTGATTTTGACAAACCGTGGAAACTGGGCATCAAAGTTTGTCGCCTGGTCATCGGCTTCCTCGTGCCGCTGGCCACCATGGTCTTCTGCTACTCCGTCACTGTGTGGAAACTGTGCCAGACCAAGGGCTTCCAGAAACAGAAAGCCATGAAGGTCATCATCGCGGTGGTGCTGGCCTTCCTGGCGTGCTGGCTGCCCTACCATCTAACCATGGTTGTGGACATGCTGGTGAGAGTCGAACACATCGACGTCtcctgcatccaacgtgaccacttgGACAGGGCCGTGCTGGCCACCCAGTGCTTGGCCTTTCTTCACAGCTGCATCAACCCAATCCTCTACGCCTTCATCGGGGTGAAGTTCAGGAGCAACCTGGTCAAACTCCTGGCTCATAAAGAGAAGCGAAGAATCCCAATTCAATAA